The sequence GGAACAGGATTCGGATATTCATTTAAAGGAGTTAAAGGTGGACGGGGGCGCCTGTGCCAACAATTTCCTCATGCAGTTCCAGTCGGATCTGTTAAACACAGAGATCGTAAGGCCGGAGTGCATTGAGACGACTGCTCTTGGAGCCGCATACCTGGCCGGACTTGCGGTGGGCTATTGGAAGAGCCGGGAAGAAATCAAGGCAAACTGGAAGGTATCTAAGGCCTTTGACAGCCAGATGGAAGGGGAACACCGGAAGAGGCTGGTAAAAGGCTGGAAGAGGGCGGTAAAATGCGCACTCTACTGGTCTGAAGAAGAGGAGTAAAACTTGGAGGGGTAAGATTTGGAGGGTACATATTTATTGTTTGGGGGAATTACCTTATCATACGTCATGATCCAGCTGGAATATATGCTGCGTATTATAACGGCGGGGCTATTAGGGTTTTTGATCGGCAGTGAGAGAAAAAACCGGAATAAATCGGCTGGTATCCGGACCCATGCCATCGTGGCGATCGGTTCAGCCCTCATGATGGTGGTATCAAAATATGGGTTTCCGGACATTCCAACCAGCGACGGAGCCAGAATCGCGGCCCAGGTGGTCAGCGGAATAGGTTTTTTAGGTGCAGGGGTTATATTTGTGCGGAACAATCTGGTAAACGGACTGACGACGGCAGCCGGGATATGGGCTACCGCCGGAGTTGGGCTGGCTCTTGGGGCGGGCCAGTACATTGTGGGCATATTGTCTGCGGTTCTCATCATCGTCATGCAGACCATGACCCATCGGATCAGCTATTTTGCTCAGGTGGCTTCCTGCGGCTGCCTGAAGATGACCATAGCACAAAAATCCGGAGCAGTTAAGAACATGGAAGAATTTCTGGAAAAGGAAAAGGTTGAGATTGCTTCTGTGAAGATTAATAAAAATAAAAAAGATGAGATCAAACTGGAATTTGAAGTGATTTATCCGCCGGGTTTTGACAAGGGAGCCCTGCTT is a genomic window of Lacrimispora sphenoides containing:
- a CDS encoding MgtC/SapB family protein, which gives rise to MEGTYLLFGGITLSYVMIQLEYMLRIITAGLLGFLIGSERKNRNKSAGIRTHAIVAIGSALMMVVSKYGFPDIPTSDGARIAAQVVSGIGFLGAGVIFVRNNLVNGLTTAAGIWATAGVGLALGAGQYIVGILSAVLIIVMQTMTHRISYFAQVASCGCLKMTIAQKSGAVKNMEEFLEKEKVEIASVKINKNKKDEIKLEFEVIYPPGFDKGALLSKLAEENSVMAVSE